GACATACGCAGCAACTTTTGCAACCTGGGAACCGCAGCCAGATGTAATCCTCTTAAGAACAACATGCCCAGCCTTGAATTGCTCTGTGAGTTGCTTCAAAACCTCGTCTTTAGAGGGAGTTTTTCCTGTAAAGGGAAGCTCTGCAGAAACTTCAACGCGTGACAGGAGAGGCTTCTCGACTTTGGCAATGGTTGTAAGGCTCATTTTACCTTGATAGCATAATCCCCTTCATAGGTTATGCTCATCCGCTTTGCAATCTCTGAATGCTTCGGATCGATGATAGAGATTTTCCCCTGGAAGAGCGAGGTAAAGGCAGATCCATGGCATTGGGGACAGACAGCATCATCAACAAATAGCTTGCACTCTTTGCACACTTTCTTGCTCATTTTTTCCTTTTCTCAGGCTTTTTTTCTTTCTTGATTTCCTTCTTGATTTCCTTGGTATCCTTGATTTCCTTTTTGGAGTCTTCTTCCACCCACTCCAGCTTTCCAAGCCCAGGCTGCCTCATGGTCAATCCAAGCTTGGGGTTGTTGATGTCCTTGTAGGAAACTGCAATAATCCGTGCTCTGCAGGTATCCCCTACCCGAAGTATCCGCTTGGTTTCCTTTCCGGTAAGGACCTTCTCTTTGGAAAAACTGACGAAATCGTCCATTGTCTGGGAGATGTGAATCATACCTTCGATAGGCCCGAGATTCAGGAAAGCCCCAAAGTCTGCGATATCCCGAATCTTTCCAACAACAACCTCCTGCATCTCTGGTTTGAATGCCAGCAGCTCAAAGACCGTATCATAATAAGACGCGCCATCCCCAGGTATGATAATTCCTTCGCCAAGGGTTTTGATTCCCAAGACATCGATCACAATCCCGATGTCCCTGGAGATGAATGCGCTGTATTCCCTCCGGATAACCTTGATAATAGCATCCTGGGACTCCATCCCGAATAAGTTCGGAGGAACACGGACATGGTCATGAACAGTGCTTTTATAGAACATGCGCTTTGGAACAGTGGTTGATTTAAAAACCTTTTTGTTTTTTCACTGCAGCACAAGATGCTTCTTTGATCTCATTCTGATTATCCGAATCCCTTTCTTGCCAAGCTTTGAAATCAGCCCCTTATCCTGCGTCGCTACAATAGAATCTGAGTTCACTGCTTCAAGGATAGCTGCATCAACATATGCCTGATTTGTGTCGATAACCTCAACCTTCTTTGCCTCCAGCAGTTGCAGGGCCAATGCTGCAGCCCTGGCGTCTGCCCCTTTCTTTGCCGCAATCTTCCTCAGCTCCTCACGCGTTGATGAGAGCACTGTTAAAGTGTAGGGAAAAAGCGCTATTCGCCCGATTTCTGAAAAGATATCTACATGGAACTGTCCTGGTATGAGCAGGAAGTTTGTGTCGAGAATGATTCTCATGCTATGCATGAATAGCCGGCCCTTTTTATTTGTTTAGGATACTTAATAAAGACTATATTAATACTTAATATATAATAAAAATACTTGATTAATAATAATATTTCTTGTTTTTTAAACGATTTAATTGATAGCAATAGTAATTTTTATCTTAAAATAGGATATTATTCATTAATAAAGAATATAAAGATACTTATCTTACAGTAAAAATACTTAATTAAGATGTATAAAAATAGAAACATATTTAAAGACAATCGGATATGATACTGCCAAATGAGAACAAGGCGAATTGAAGACTCCCAGCCTATAGATCCGCTGCTGAAAAAGCTTCACGGAGTTCTTGAGGATAACAAGGTATCATTAGCCCAGATCATAGGAACTCTGCGCCGGGAGCACAGCCTTTCAGCTGCACAGATTCTGGATGTTCTTGCAGAGAAAAAGGCTGTTGCAGAGGTTTCTGAGGCGTATGTTCCTGTAGCTGTATTCTCCGGCAGATTAAGCTGCTTGGAAGCCATAGTCAAATATCTCAAGGAAAACAAAACGAGCACATTCCATGATATTGGCAAGCTGCTGAAACGCAACGAGCGCAGCCTCTGGAAGACCTACCAGAATGCAAAGAGGAAGATGCCGGAGCATTTGGCAGTTGAAGAGTCAGAGTTCTCCTTCCCGCTCCAGATTCTCCACGACACTTCA
The sequence above is a segment of the Candidatus Nanoarchaeia archaeon genome. Coding sequences within it:
- the spt4 gene encoding transcription elongation factor subunit Spt4, with the translated sequence MSKKVCKECKLFVDDAVCPQCHGSAFTSLFQGKISIIDPKHSEIAKRMSITYEGDYAIKVK
- a CDS encoding DNA-directed RNA polymerase, which produces MFYKSTVHDHVRVPPNLFGMESQDAIIKVIRREYSAFISRDIGIVIDVLGIKTLGEGIIIPGDGASYYDTVFELLAFKPEMQEVVVGKIRDIADFGAFLNLGPIEGMIHISQTMDDFVSFSKEKVLTGKETKRILRVGDTCRARIIAVSYKDINNPKLGLTMRQPGLGKLEWVEEDSKKEIKDTKEIKKEIKKEKKPEKRKK